CTGTAATTTTTTATGCAAATGGCGCGCTTCCTCAGCATAGCAGAGATTAAAAAAAGACGATCCACTCCCTGATAGGGTGCTCATCAATGCGCCATTTTCTAACGCCAATTTCTGCACTCCATAGAGCACAGGGTAAAGCTTCATGCGTCCATCTTGATGCAAGCGATCCTTAGAGGCCACGCGCAAAAGATCCCATCTCTCTTGCATGAAGGCCATGCATAGCAGACTTGCATGCGCTACATTGTAACTAGCATCATGATGGGAACAACGCTTGGGCAAAGCTTGGCGCGATATTTTAGTTGAAATTGTGTGCGCAGGAATCACCATCACGGCCTTAAGGTAGCTAGGGATAGAGGTGCGCAAGTGGTGGACTTTTTTTGAGGGCGTGTTCCCTGCGACTCTCTCTAAAGTTGCCACATTGAAACCTCCAAAAATTGCCGGAGTGATATTATCTGCGTGGGGCTCATAAATAAGGCTTGTTTCTAAGATTGTCTCTTTATCTAGGTGGCCACGCAAATAATGCTCAACCGCGCTTAAAGCTCCAACCACGATGGCTGAACTGCTCCCAAGCCCCCTAGAAATAGGGATAGTGTTTTGGAAGAGAAACTCAAAATTCTCCTCTATGCCCTCTTTTTGAAGTCTTGCCTTAAAAAGTTTGACAAAAATATTATCCACCAGAAATTTAGAGTAGCCCTCACCTTCGCCCTGAATTTTAATACTTGTAAAAGTAGATGGCACGACACTAAAACGATTCTTAAGATCCAAACTCAGGCCCAAACAATCAAACCCCGGTCCCAAATTCGCGCTTGTGGCAGGCACACTGACAACCAAATCATTTCCTAGATTTTGATGGTGCATTATATCCTAAAGTCTGTGATTTTGCGCTAAACAGGAGGTAAAAGATAGAGAGGTTTTGGATTTTTTGCAAACAACTTAGGATCTAAAAAGTCAGGGAGTTGCATAGGAGTTGTCGTTGCCTCCTCTAACACACAAAGGGTAATTTGCCCATGCTTGTAACAATAATAGTTTTTCCCAAAAGCTTTAATAGGTTGGTAAGCATTAAAGACAAAACCCAATGCGCCAAAGAGAGGGATATTTTGTGCCACCGATAAAGTATGCAGAAAAACATGGGTAAGTTTCATAGCGCTAAAACTCCCCGGACCTGTTGCATAAAAGATAGCTTCTAAATTTAATTTGTAAGAAGTGCACCAAGCGATCGCCTGCGCGCTCAAAGCTGCGAGTGCCACACTCGCTTTCTCTGAACTTTCAAAAGCCTGAGTCAATTTGCCCTCAACATAAACCCCCATTTGCACAGGACTCTCTAAAGAGAGCACTACGAGCGCACAAGGTTTATGTCCTTCCTTAGTTGTAAGCAAGAGCCATTTGTAAAGAGGTGGTTTCCTCGTGTTGCCCCTGGGGAAGATGCACCACCTCATAAGCTTGAGTTTCTAACACTTTTTGCACCAAAAGAGCGTTAAGCTTATGG
This portion of the Helicobacter felis ATCC 49179 genome encodes:
- the thrB gene encoding homoserine kinase; this translates as MVVSVPATSANLGPGFDCLGLSLDLKNRFSVVPSTFTSIKIQGEGEGYSKFLVDNIFVKLFKARLQKEGIEENFEFLFQNTIPISRGLGSSSAIVVGALSAVEHYLRGHLDKETILETSLIYEPHADNITPAIFGGFNVATLERVAGNTPSKKVHHLRTSIPSYLKAVMVIPAHTISTKISRQALPKRCSHHDASYNVAHASLLCMAFMQERWDLLRVASKDRLHQDGRMKLYPVLYGVQKLALENGALMSTLSGSGSSFFNLCYAEEARHLHKKLQEKYYNFRVLTLDFDNQGVQVAD
- a CDS encoding putative glycoprotease family protein, producing the protein MLTTKEGHKPCALVVLSLESPVQMGVYVEGKLTQAFESSEKASVALAALSAQAIAWCTSYKLNLEAIFYATGPGSFSAMKLTHVFLHTLSVAQNIPLFGALGFVFNAYQPIKAFGKNYYCYKHGQITLCVLEEATTTPMQLPDFLDPKLFAKNPKPLYLLPPV